One genomic segment of Candidatus Marsarchaeota archaeon includes these proteins:
- a CDS encoding fused MFS/spermidine synthase yields the protein MFLGRVIAQAKDGGDTLTVRERGRERVFLCNDVVLSRLRLDTIYTGSYWDYFLPLPSLYSNPRILVIGLGGGTIPFQMESIYRNARIDVAELSGKVAELSASFLPKKLKARVMIGDGADIVRGSKVNTYDIIIVDPYRTYGLPEKFSSDEFIGNSLHALSDDGILTFNYILSPENVTAFQRRIPTLKQNFSMYLFGAPRFSGNRILICSRKLKGAEIAKRTSENFPDKKRGRHVLDEYFLMQPFPGMH from the coding sequence ATGTTCCTAGGCAGGGTGATCGCGCAAGCCAAAGATGGCGGCGACACGCTGACCGTTAGGGAGCGCGGCAGAGAGAGGGTATTCTTGTGCAATGACGTAGTACTCTCCAGATTGCGTTTAGATACGATCTACACAGGCAGCTACTGGGACTATTTCCTGCCACTGCCATCTCTTTACAGCAACCCACGCATCCTGGTCATAGGGCTCGGCGGTGGCACGATACCTTTCCAGATGGAAAGCATTTATCGAAACGCCCGCATCGACGTGGCGGAGCTGAGCGGCAAGGTCGCGGAGCTTTCTGCTTCATTCTTGCCGAAGAAGCTGAAGGCGCGCGTCATGATAGGGGACGGCGCAGATATTGTCAGGGGCTCGAAAGTCAACACCTACGATATAATAATAGTCGACCCATACCGGACCTATGGCCTGCCTGAGAAGTTCTCCAGCGACGAGTTCATCGGCAATTCGCTGCATGCACTTTCCGATGACGGCATACTGACGTTCAATTACATACTGAGCCCGGAAAACGTCACAGCTTTCCAGAGGCGCATCCCTACGCTAAAGCAGAACTTCAGCATGTACCTGTTCGGCGCTCCCCGCTTCTCCGGAAACCGAATACTTATATGCTCGCGTAAGCTAAAAGGCGCGGAGATAGCGAAGCGCACGTCAGAAAACTTCCCTGACAAGAAGAGAGGCAGGCACGTGCTTGACGAATACTTCTTGATGCAGCCATTTCCTGGAATGCATTAA
- the lysS gene encoding lysine--tRNA ligase: protein MTDDFKLEKLKRLRTMGIDPYPYSFKRTMMNADIRNGFESLKGKGATIAGRVTGMRHMGKLYFLDMLDQSGKLQVIASADSTEKGAMQLLELIDIGDIIGVEGTVGKSKRGEISLEALRITMLSKSLRQLPEKFHGLNDTELRYRKRYLDLIANPEVRNFFVARARILKYIRDFLDKRGYVEFETPVLQPVYGGGQAKPFKTRYEALNTDVYLRIADELYLKRLVIGGFEKVYEVSKDFRNEDIDSLHNPEFTQVELYEAYKDYNDFMVMTEELMSGLVKELFDSYKIAYQGKSIDFTPPFRKIHWVDEIKRKAGIDVSTLTDKEAPAVAKKEGLEISIKNAYHVADALFDKYVKPSISDPAFVLDFPAYMCPLTKDKRGNPKLSERFELYITGKEVANCYSELTDPIEQRKKFEEQEAERKKGDDEAPPSDEDFIEAVEYGMPPMAGIGISIDRPAMILTDNTSIKEIIAFPAMKPKESGRGKKKSEK from the coding sequence ATGACAGACGATTTCAAGCTTGAGAAGCTGAAAAGGCTGCGCACGATGGGCATAGACCCATACCCGTATTCGTTCAAGCGCACCATGATGAATGCAGACATACGGAACGGCTTCGAGTCCCTGAAAGGAAAGGGCGCAACGATAGCTGGCAGGGTAACCGGAATGCGCCACATGGGCAAGCTCTACTTCCTCGACATGCTTGACCAGAGCGGCAAGCTGCAGGTTATCGCGTCTGCAGATTCAACCGAAAAGGGAGCCATGCAGCTTCTGGAGCTCATAGACATTGGAGACATTATAGGGGTAGAGGGCACTGTAGGCAAGAGCAAGCGCGGCGAGATAAGCCTCGAGGCGCTGCGCATAACCATGCTAAGCAAATCGTTGAGGCAGCTTCCGGAGAAATTCCACGGGCTCAACGACACCGAACTGCGCTACAGGAAGCGGTACCTCGATCTTATAGCCAATCCGGAGGTGCGCAACTTCTTCGTGGCACGCGCAAGGATTCTCAAATACATAAGGGACTTCCTCGACAAGCGAGGCTATGTGGAGTTCGAGACTCCTGTTCTGCAGCCGGTATACGGCGGCGGGCAGGCGAAACCATTCAAGACAAGGTACGAGGCGCTGAATACCGATGTGTATCTTAGGATAGCAGACGAGCTGTACCTCAAGCGCCTGGTCATAGGCGGCTTCGAGAAGGTCTATGAGGTGTCGAAGGACTTCAGGAACGAGGACATAGACTCGCTGCATAATCCTGAGTTCACGCAAGTCGAGCTCTATGAGGCTTACAAGGACTACAACGACTTCATGGTTATGACGGAAGAGCTCATGTCAGGGCTCGTCAAGGAGCTGTTCGACTCCTACAAGATAGCGTATCAGGGCAAGAGCATCGACTTCACACCGCCCTTCAGGAAGATCCATTGGGTTGACGAGATAAAAAGAAAAGCAGGCATAGACGTCTCGACTCTTACCGACAAGGAGGCGCCGGCAGTGGCCAAGAAGGAGGGGCTTGAGATATCGATAAAGAACGCGTACCACGTCGCTGATGCGCTATTCGACAAATACGTCAAGCCAAGCATATCTGACCCGGCCTTCGTGCTCGATTTCCCGGCCTACATGTGCCCGCTCACGAAGGACAAGCGCGGCAATCCGAAGCTCAGCGAAAGGTTTGAGCTCTACATTACAGGAAAGGAGGTGGCAAACTGCTACTCCGAGCTCACCGATCCGATAGAGCAGCGCAAGAAGTTTGAGGAGCAGGAAGCGGAGCGCAAAAAGGGCGACGACGAGGCTCCACCAAGCGACGAGGATTTCATAGAGGCGGTCGAGTACGGCATGCCGCCCATGGCAGGCATAGGCATATCGATCGACAGGCCGGCCATGATACTGACTGACAACACATCGATAAAGGAGATAATCGCGTTTCCCGCGATGAAGCCCAAGGAAAGCGGCAGGGGCAAAAAGAAATCCGAAAAGTGA
- a CDS encoding CDP-2,3-bis-(O-geranylgeranyl)-sn-glycerol synthase: MYSGAYQILFSVFLYPIIYIFPAYAANGAPVLFGGGKPLDLGRTFMGKRIFGPNKTIRGTLSSIAVGIVVGAIEYPFLHYMLPISVLLALGANAGDLLGSFVKRRLNLKSGAGAPVLDQYGFFVFALLFAFWLGHLPGLYGLLFLVALTGFLHIATNMGAYALKLKRVPW; the protein is encoded by the coding sequence GTGTACTCTGGCGCATACCAGATACTTTTCAGCGTTTTCCTATACCCTATAATCTACATTTTCCCGGCATACGCAGCGAACGGCGCACCAGTGCTGTTCGGCGGTGGCAAGCCCTTGGATCTCGGCCGTACATTCATGGGCAAGCGCATCTTCGGCCCCAACAAAACCATAAGGGGCACCCTGTCCAGCATCGCTGTCGGGATAGTTGTGGGCGCCATCGAGTACCCGTTCCTGCACTACATGCTTCCTATATCGGTGCTGCTGGCGCTCGGCGCCAACGCCGGCGACCTGCTCGGCAGCTTCGTCAAGCGCAGGCTCAACCTCAAGTCGGGAGCCGGCGCCCCTGTCCTTGACCAGTATGGTTTCTTCGTGTTTGCGCTGCTGTTCGCCTTCTGGCTGGGCCACCTGCCAGGTCTCTACGGATTGCTCTTCTTGGTGGCGCTCACCGGTTTCCTCCACATAGCGACCAACATGGGCGCGTACGCGCTCAAGCTGAAGCGCGTTCCGTGGTGA
- a CDS encoding PadR family transcriptional regulator — translation MPDIEIKNMVKLFTVLLLSEKEQYGYEIMKEVGKKTGKKVSPGQIYPFLKQLKEYSYVETRGRAERDKQTYYLTSEGRQFVARLSDKFDSLFEIAIKPKLTTCAHCGCEIYKGGYKGKVGGKYLNFCCENCAKSYREMNAKKR, via the coding sequence ATGCCAGACATCGAGATAAAGAATATGGTGAAGCTCTTCACTGTCCTTCTGCTAAGCGAGAAGGAGCAGTACGGCTACGAAATAATGAAGGAGGTGGGGAAGAAGACAGGGAAGAAGGTAAGCCCAGGGCAGATATACCCATTCCTGAAACAGCTAAAGGAGTACAGTTATGTTGAAACCAGGGGCAGGGCAGAGAGGGACAAGCAGACATACTATCTGACATCTGAGGGCCGGCAGTTCGTGGCGCGGCTTTCAGACAAGTTCGACAGCCTGTTTGAAATCGCGATAAAGCCCAAGCTCACAACATGTGCGCATTGTGGCTGCGAGATATACAAAGGGGGCTACAAGGGGAAGGTAGGCGGCAAATACCTCAACTTCTGCTGTGAGAACTGCGCCAAGAGCTATAGGGAAATGAATGCTAAAAAACGATGA
- a CDS encoding 30S ribosomal protein S4: MGAPKRNRRTFDKPKDIWNLARINADNALIKEFGLKNMSELWKAQYELSRLRGNVRGLLAGTGTADVEKRILGRLVRLGIVQDGATLEKLLDLNEQAFLSRRLQTIVFKKGLARSVRQARQLITHGFIAINGHKVDRPGYMVRADEEQGIGYFKHIEIAPVVASQRQAETPTQPAEPSAGNEPAPVSAAEPAVAQAQ, encoded by the coding sequence ATGGGGGCACCAAAACGCAACAGGCGCACTTTCGACAAGCCCAAGGACATTTGGAACCTTGCCAGGATAAACGCGGACAACGCCCTCATAAAAGAGTTCGGCCTCAAGAACATGAGCGAGCTATGGAAGGCGCAGTACGAGCTGAGCAGGCTCAGGGGCAACGTAAGGGGCCTGCTCGCAGGGACCGGCACCGCAGACGTGGAGAAGCGCATCCTTGGCAGGCTGGTGCGTCTCGGCATAGTGCAGGATGGCGCAACATTGGAGAAGCTGCTCGACCTCAACGAGCAGGCGTTCCTCTCTAGGCGCCTGCAGACGATAGTGTTCAAGAAGGGCCTTGCAAGGAGCGTGCGCCAGGCGAGGCAGCTCATAACGCACGGCTTCATAGCGATAAACGGCCACAAGGTAGACAGGCCTGGATACATGGTTCGCGCAGACGAGGAGCAGGGCATCGGCTACTTCAAGCACATAGAGATCGCGCCTGTAGTCGCGTCGCAGCGCCAGGCAGAGACTCCTACGCAGCCAGCCGAGCCGTCGGCAGGGAATGAGCCTGCGCCGGTGTCGGCAGCAGAGCCGGCTGTGGCTCAGGCACAGTAA
- a CDS encoding hemerythrin domain-containing protein encodes MEQYDKEFLEYMKIKYKLTLGEATKGTEPQIIKFALAWDVWKHAKSIYSKMGQDSIYSFMSRDHLRLDYIFQEFRKSKKAAEAEQLFLELRAGIERHIKWEEGILFPLSEKKMGNGSLITDELILQHNRIKDDLKGLATSLKLRDTGLEDDLEQLLAAHDKTEEEDLYLWMDNNVDDKARKDALSRMA; translated from the coding sequence ATGGAGCAGTACGATAAAGAGTTTCTGGAATACATGAAGATCAAGTATAAGCTCACGCTAGGCGAAGCGACAAAAGGCACAGAACCACAGATAATAAAGTTTGCGCTTGCGTGGGACGTCTGGAAGCACGCGAAGAGCATTTATTCTAAGATGGGGCAGGATAGCATATACAGTTTCATGTCCAGGGACCATTTAAGGCTTGACTATATTTTTCAGGAGTTCAGGAAGTCAAAAAAGGCAGCAGAAGCCGAGCAGCTCTTCCTCGAGTTGAGGGCAGGCATAGAGCGCCACATAAAATGGGAGGAAGGCATATTGTTTCCGCTTTCCGAGAAGAAAATGGGAAATGGTTCGCTGATAACAGATGAGCTGATACTGCAGCATAACAGGATAAAAGATGATCTGAAAGGATTGGCAACTAGCTTAAAACTCAGAGATACTGGTCTTGAGGATGATTTGGAGCAACTGCTGGCAGCGCATGACAAGACAGAGGAAGAAGACTTGTATTTATGGATGGACAATAATGTCGATGATAAGGCAAGGAAGGATGCATTATCAAGGATGGCGTGA
- a CDS encoding DUF488 domain-containing protein produces MAKNKPVVFTVGHSTRKLSELMRLLDAYGIKELVDIRTIPKSRANPQFNERRLAASLKRHHMHYIHMKGLGGLRHPSKDSINTYWHNASFRGFADYMQTSEFRKNLIKLIGLAKKRQTVIMCAEAVPWRCHRSLIADALLVKGVDVRHIFSPTNSKPHKLTKSARVNRLRIVYR; encoded by the coding sequence ATGGCTAAAAATAAGCCGGTCGTTTTTACAGTAGGGCATTCGACACGCAAGCTTAGTGAATTAATGAGACTGCTGGATGCATACGGGATAAAGGAACTTGTCGATATACGTACCATACCAAAGTCCAGAGCCAATCCACAGTTCAATGAGAGAAGACTCGCTGCTAGCCTGAAAAGGCACCACATGCACTACATTCACATGAAAGGCCTTGGAGGTCTTAGACACCCATCGAAGGACTCAATCAATACGTACTGGCACAATGCATCGTTCAGGGGCTTCGCGGACTATATGCAGACCAGCGAGTTCAGAAAAAACCTAATCAAGCTCATAGGCCTAGCGAAGAAGAGACAGACAGTCATAATGTGCGCAGAGGCGGTGCCGTGGAGATGCCACAGGTCGCTTATAGCGGACGCGCTCCTAGTTAAGGGTGTGGATGTTCGGCACATCTTCAGTCCTACAAACTCAAAGCCCCATAAGCTTACAAAAAGTGCGAGGGTTAACAGGTTGCGCATAGTCTATAGATGA
- a CDS encoding 30S ribosomal protein S13, with translation MADEKEQAKPDVQAKPQRKDERRGATSIVRIAGKDVDGSLSITRALREIKGISFSMAQAMSSMAQEKLGINASTAIGSLSEEQTAKLEALIKEPAKAGVPKFLLNRRKDFETGEDMHTVGNDLIFSTRQDVSRDITIKAWRGMRHQYGQKVRGQHTRSTGRTGATVGVVKKAVLQKPGAAGAPGAPGVPGAAGAQPAQSASAAPAAKAQAAGASTAKKEEKTEKKE, from the coding sequence ATGGCAGACGAGAAGGAGCAGGCCAAGCCTGATGTGCAGGCCAAGCCCCAGAGGAAGGATGAGCGGCGCGGCGCCACGTCGATAGTCAGGATAGCGGGCAAGGACGTCGACGGTTCGCTGAGCATCACGAGAGCGCTGCGCGAGATAAAGGGCATAAGCTTCAGCATGGCCCAGGCCATGAGCTCGATGGCCCAGGAGAAGCTCGGCATAAATGCATCGACCGCAATCGGCTCGCTCAGCGAAGAGCAAACTGCGAAGCTCGAAGCGCTCATCAAGGAGCCAGCCAAGGCGGGCGTGCCAAAGTTCCTGCTCAACAGGCGAAAGGACTTCGAGACGGGCGAGGACATGCACACAGTAGGCAACGATCTCATATTTTCTACCAGGCAGGACGTGAGCCGCGACATAACCATAAAGGCATGGAGGGGCATGCGCCACCAGTACGGCCAGAAGGTAAGGGGCCAGCACACGAGGAGCACAGGCAGGACCGGCGCTACGGTTGGAGTGGTAAAGAAGGCAGTGCTGCAGAAACCGGGAGCGGCAGGAGCTCCGGGCGCACCAGGTGTGCCCGGCGCAGCAGGTGCCCAGCCGGCCCAAAGCGCCTCAGCTGCGCCAGCAGCAAAAGCCCAAGCGGCAGGCGCGTCAACAGCCAAGAAGGAGGAAAAAACAGAGAAGAAGGAATGA
- a CDS encoding 30S ribosomal protein S11, which produces MEESKMKPRPERWAVAHVYSSKNDTIITLTDLSGAETFAVGSGGMIVNADSQEGSPYAAMQAAYKVATTAKEKGITNINIEIRAPGGHNSKTPGPGAQAVVRVLARSGLRVNRIEDVTPIPTDTTRRPGGKRGRRV; this is translated from the coding sequence ATGGAAGAGTCGAAGATGAAGCCAAGGCCGGAGCGCTGGGCCGTTGCCCATGTTTATTCATCGAAGAACGACACCATAATAACGCTTACCGACCTGAGCGGCGCCGAGACATTCGCGGTAGGGAGCGGTGGAATGATAGTCAACGCAGATTCGCAGGAGGGCTCGCCTTACGCAGCGATGCAGGCGGCATACAAGGTGGCTACTACAGCTAAGGAGAAGGGCATTACCAACATAAACATAGAGATACGGGCACCTGGCGGTCACAACTCCAAGACTCCTGGCCCAGGCGCGCAGGCTGTCGTCAGGGTGCTGGCAAGGAGCGGCCTCCGCGTAAACAGGATAGAAGACGTCACGCCCATACCGACCGACACGACAAGGAGGCCGGGCGGCAAGCGCGGAAGGAGGGTATGA
- the cadA gene encoding cadmium-translocating P-type ATPase: protein MATDPVCGMNVEEGSTSLVSEQGGKKYYFCSATCKLQFDKPELEMRVLKRALIVAWPLTVTVSILTYVLHLGYGNYAMLVLASIVQFYSGRRFYAGIIDAIKNKSANMDTLIAIGTSAAWVYSTVVVLFPAVFPTGGVYYDTSTIIIALILTGTYMQRLAESRASTAVSALVTLQPKVAHLVKGNGVTDVPIEQIKEDDMLLVKPGEKIPTDSVVQEGESSVDESMITGESIPVTKRKGDKVTGGTMNATSSLRIKAAKVGEDTALAQIIKIVRDAASSKVPIQKLADKVSSYFVPVVVLIGLVAALAWYFVWGVGLNVSILIFVSVLIIACPCALGIATPAALLVSSGKAAKEGILVKSGESLQMASKVNAIVLDKTGTLTKGKPEVTDIVPLSNYSEKQVLGFAAVAEINSEHVLGKAIVARASNEKIKAEFPKKFNYKQGFGITAFDKNGRKIMIGNRELFGNVIPKESGMQLQKLESDGKTTLIIAVDDKIIGLIALADVLKEDSKKAIEALQGSGKEVWLVTGDNERVANAVARQLGITDVIAQSKPEQKMEKIAALQKLGKVVAMVGDGINDAPALTKADLGIAIGAGTEVAVQAGGIILIRNSIYDAYIALELGKKTMSKIRQNLFWAFGYNAILIPVAAGALIPFFTISVYSFLPILAAFAMAFSSVTVVSNSLLLGRFKV, encoded by the coding sequence ATGGCAACAGATCCGGTATGCGGGATGAACGTTGAAGAAGGCAGCACTAGCCTGGTCAGCGAGCAGGGAGGCAAGAAATACTACTTTTGCAGCGCCACGTGCAAGCTCCAGTTCGACAAGCCCGAACTTGAGATGAGGGTGCTGAAACGGGCACTCATCGTGGCATGGCCGTTGACCGTAACAGTGTCAATACTCACATATGTTTTGCACCTGGGCTATGGCAACTATGCGATGCTTGTTCTGGCTAGCATAGTCCAGTTCTACTCGGGGCGAAGGTTCTACGCCGGAATAATCGATGCAATAAAGAACAAATCGGCAAACATGGATACTCTAATCGCGATAGGCACCTCAGCGGCTTGGGTGTACAGCACGGTTGTAGTGCTCTTCCCTGCAGTATTCCCAACGGGTGGGGTCTATTACGACACATCAACAATCATAATAGCCCTGATACTGACCGGAACGTACATGCAGAGGCTTGCAGAGTCAAGGGCATCAACCGCGGTTTCAGCACTCGTGACGCTGCAGCCTAAGGTCGCGCACTTGGTGAAAGGAAATGGTGTAACAGATGTTCCGATAGAGCAGATTAAGGAGGATGACATGCTCCTTGTCAAGCCTGGAGAGAAGATACCAACTGATTCCGTAGTTCAGGAAGGCGAAAGCTCTGTTGATGAATCCATGATAACCGGTGAAAGCATACCAGTCACGAAGAGGAAGGGAGACAAGGTGACTGGAGGGACCATGAATGCCACCAGCTCGCTTAGGATAAAGGCGGCCAAGGTAGGCGAAGATACCGCCCTGGCGCAGATAATAAAGATAGTCAGGGATGCAGCTTCGAGCAAGGTGCCCATACAGAAGCTTGCTGACAAAGTATCATCATATTTCGTTCCAGTAGTGGTGCTTATCGGTCTGGTAGCTGCGCTTGCATGGTATTTTGTTTGGGGAGTGGGGCTTAATGTTTCCATACTCATATTCGTCAGCGTGCTGATAATAGCATGCCCGTGCGCGCTTGGCATCGCGACTCCGGCGGCACTTCTTGTTTCTTCAGGAAAGGCAGCAAAGGAGGGCATACTGGTCAAGAGCGGAGAGAGCCTGCAGATGGCGAGCAAAGTCAATGCCATAGTGCTTGACAAGACTGGCACGCTGACAAAGGGGAAGCCAGAAGTTACTGACATAGTGCCACTTTCCAATTACAGCGAAAAGCAGGTGCTCGGTTTCGCTGCAGTAGCCGAGATAAATTCGGAGCACGTGCTAGGCAAGGCGATAGTTGCCAGGGCCAGCAATGAAAAGATAAAGGCAGAGTTCCCGAAGAAATTCAACTACAAACAAGGATTTGGAATAACTGCATTTGACAAGAATGGCAGGAAGATAATGATAGGCAACAGGGAGCTGTTCGGCAATGTCATTCCGAAAGAATCTGGAATGCAGCTCCAGAAACTGGAATCCGACGGGAAAACGACGCTGATAATAGCTGTTGATGACAAGATAATAGGGCTTATAGCTCTTGCTGACGTCCTGAAAGAAGACAGTAAGAAGGCGATCGAGGCACTGCAAGGTTCGGGAAAAGAAGTATGGCTTGTCACCGGGGACAATGAGCGTGTCGCAAATGCAGTTGCAAGGCAGCTGGGCATAACGGATGTTATAGCGCAGTCCAAACCTGAGCAGAAGATGGAAAAGATTGCTGCGTTGCAGAAATTAGGCAAGGTCGTGGCCATGGTCGGCGACGGCATAAACGATGCGCCAGCGCTTACAAAGGCCGACCTAGGCATAGCCATAGGCGCAGGGACTGAAGTTGCAGTACAGGCGGGCGGCATAATCCTAATAAGGAACAGCATTTATGATGCCTACATTGCATTGGAGCTTGGCAAGAAGACGATGTCAAAGATTAGGCAGAATCTCTTCTGGGCTTTCGGTTACAATGCAATACTAATACCGGTGGCTGCCGGAGCGCTTATACCGTTCTTTACAATAAGCGTCTACAGCTTCCTGCCTATTCTGGCGGCGTTTGCTATGGCTTTCAGCTCTGTTACAGTAGTTTCAAACTCCTTGTTACTCGGAAGGTTTAAGGTATAA
- a CDS encoding YHS domain-containing protein, which yields MEIGKDSKFESDYNGKKYCFCSASCKQSFDKEPGKYAKG from the coding sequence ATGGAAATCGGAAAGGACTCTAAGTTCGAGAGCGACTATAACGGCAAGAAGTACTGCTTCTGTTCTGCGTCATGCAAGCAAAGCTTCGACAAGGAACCAGGCAAGTACGCCAAGGGATGA